In Montipora foliosa isolate CH-2021 chromosome 13, ASM3666993v2, whole genome shotgun sequence, one DNA window encodes the following:
- the LOC137983574 gene encoding uncharacterized protein isoform X2, translating into MLIDMARIFRRAANKVKNSRDGHGSLGLLIFNEKVVYESFQKIVMAQAQASISMLKWAKNEDNLAIQDVFSKVFEVSSMWTAVWRDFNQEYFKYRKSFKDILKDEKVLDEARKQEAMHSSKMSKLQKQVIAQAEKAQAELEVKTTKHEIMKAQKLRESIHQISDGLKQWASKTMLVAEAYDKLATLITDTPTQLTENKVFHGAGKSRSIVNGLARDLYIDPELSKHLATMSHSVPSYLYAVSASNLSDKQNGAKYDYVDFSTEDNSGMVNVNVVYHKGLPEPWHYQQLKPREKFELDLNQRRPLSLTDLRPPPTLPPPPVPKNAKQTVFRTKSAQDSLSRKINFSGAANAIPLRPSGENNWYASTNISSDSDSDGEGYVEPYTDPTFVEQKAFWKVLSDGAINRVGRQYDDKESAIHLYHHLDKNTYHSEGFSNDSEPASYVDLIPS; encoded by the exons ATGCTCATAGATATGGCCAGAATTTTCCGTCGAGCCGCTAATAAGGTGAAGAATTCCCGAGATGGGCATGGATCCCTTGGCCTGCTGATATTTAACGAAAAGGTAGTTTATGAAAGTTTTCAGAAAATCGTCATGGCACAGGCACAAG CCTCCATTAGTATGTTGAAGTGGGCCAAAAATGAAGATAACTTGGCTATTCAGGACGTCTTTAGCAAGGTTTTTGAAGTCTCCAGTATGTGGACAGCAGTGTGGAGAGATTTTAATCAAGAG TATTTCAAGTATAGGAAGAGTTTCAAGGACATTCTCAAGGATGAGAAGGTTTTAGATGAAGCAAGGAAACAAGAAGCAATGCATTCATCAAAAATGAGCAAGCTTCAAAAGCAG GTCATTGCACAAGCAGAAAAAGCACAAGCAGAACTGGAAGTAAAGACAACCAAACATGAAATTATGAAG GCTCAGAAACTTAGGGAATCAATCCACCAGATTTCTGATGGTCTGAAGCAATGGGCGTCAAAAACTATGTTAGTTGCTGAAGCGTATGATAAACTGGCAACTCTAATTACTGACACACCCACCCAGCTTACAGAAAACAAGGTTTTCCATG GTGCTGGTAAATCACGCAGCATTGTAAATGGTCTTGCAAGAGATCTTTACATTGACCCAGAGCTGTCCAAACACTTGGCTACAATGTCACATTCAGTGCCATCCTATTTATATGCAGTCTCCGCCTCTAATCTTTCCGATAAGCAGAATGGTGCTAAATATGATTATGTGGACTTCAGCACTGAGGATAATTCAGGCATGGTAAATGTCAATGTTGTATATCACAAGGGGTTGCCCGAACCTTGGCATTACCAACAACTGAAACCTAGGGAGAAGTTTGAGTTGGATTTAAACCAGAGGAGACCACTTTCATTGACTGATCTAAGGCCTCCACCCACCTTGCCACCACCTCCTGTGCCAAAGAATG CAAAACAGACTGTTTTCAGAACAAAGTCAGCCCAAGACAGCTTGTCAAGAAAAATTAACT TTTCAGGTGCAGCTAATGCCATTCCATTGAGGCCTTCAGGAGAGAATAATTGGTATGCAAGCACAAACATTTCAAGTGATTCAGATTCTGATGGTGAAGGTTACGTGGAACCTTATACTGACCCCACATTTGTTGAGCAAAAGGCGTTTTGGAAAGTATTAAGTGATGGAGCCATAAATAGAGTGGGCAGGCAATATGATGACAAAGAATCAGCAATACACTTGTATCATCATTTAGACAAAAATACATACCACTCAGAAGGTTTTTCAAATGACAGTGAACCTGCCAGCTATGTTGATCTTATTCCTAGCTAA
- the LOC137983574 gene encoding uncharacterized protein isoform X1, which translates to MLIDMARIFRRAANKVKNSRDGHGSLGLLIFNEKVVYESFQKIVMAQAQASISMLKWAKNEDNLAIQDVFSKVFEVSSMWTAVWRDFNQEYFKYRKSFKDILKDEKVLDEARKQEAMHSSKMSKLQKQIDQTKRKSDGARPHSITNEMAEVIAQAEKAQAELEVKTTKHEIMKAQKLRESIHQISDGLKQWASKTMLVAEAYDKLATLITDTPTQLTENKVFHGAGKSRSIVNGLARDLYIDPELSKHLATMSHSVPSYLYAVSASNLSDKQNGAKYDYVDFSTEDNSGMVNVNVVYHKGLPEPWHYQQLKPREKFELDLNQRRPLSLTDLRPPPTLPPPPVPKNAKQTVFRTKSAQDSLSRKINFSGAANAIPLRPSGENNWYASTNISSDSDSDGEGYVEPYTDPTFVEQKAFWKVLSDGAINRVGRQYDDKESAIHLYHHLDKNTYHSEGFSNDSEPASYVDLIPS; encoded by the exons ATGCTCATAGATATGGCCAGAATTTTCCGTCGAGCCGCTAATAAGGTGAAGAATTCCCGAGATGGGCATGGATCCCTTGGCCTGCTGATATTTAACGAAAAGGTAGTTTATGAAAGTTTTCAGAAAATCGTCATGGCACAGGCACAAG CCTCCATTAGTATGTTGAAGTGGGCCAAAAATGAAGATAACTTGGCTATTCAGGACGTCTTTAGCAAGGTTTTTGAAGTCTCCAGTATGTGGACAGCAGTGTGGAGAGATTTTAATCAAGAG TATTTCAAGTATAGGAAGAGTTTCAAGGACATTCTCAAGGATGAGAAGGTTTTAGATGAAGCAAGGAAACAAGAAGCAATGCATTCATCAAAAATGAGCAAGCTTCAAAAGCAG ATTGATCAAACCAAGAGAAAAAGTGATGGAGCAAGGCCCCATTCTATAACAAATGAAATGGCCGAG GTCATTGCACAAGCAGAAAAAGCACAAGCAGAACTGGAAGTAAAGACAACCAAACATGAAATTATGAAG GCTCAGAAACTTAGGGAATCAATCCACCAGATTTCTGATGGTCTGAAGCAATGGGCGTCAAAAACTATGTTAGTTGCTGAAGCGTATGATAAACTGGCAACTCTAATTACTGACACACCCACCCAGCTTACAGAAAACAAGGTTTTCCATG GTGCTGGTAAATCACGCAGCATTGTAAATGGTCTTGCAAGAGATCTTTACATTGACCCAGAGCTGTCCAAACACTTGGCTACAATGTCACATTCAGTGCCATCCTATTTATATGCAGTCTCCGCCTCTAATCTTTCCGATAAGCAGAATGGTGCTAAATATGATTATGTGGACTTCAGCACTGAGGATAATTCAGGCATGGTAAATGTCAATGTTGTATATCACAAGGGGTTGCCCGAACCTTGGCATTACCAACAACTGAAACCTAGGGAGAAGTTTGAGTTGGATTTAAACCAGAGGAGACCACTTTCATTGACTGATCTAAGGCCTCCACCCACCTTGCCACCACCTCCTGTGCCAAAGAATG CAAAACAGACTGTTTTCAGAACAAAGTCAGCCCAAGACAGCTTGTCAAGAAAAATTAACT TTTCAGGTGCAGCTAATGCCATTCCATTGAGGCCTTCAGGAGAGAATAATTGGTATGCAAGCACAAACATTTCAAGTGATTCAGATTCTGATGGTGAAGGTTACGTGGAACCTTATACTGACCCCACATTTGTTGAGCAAAAGGCGTTTTGGAAAGTATTAAGTGATGGAGCCATAAATAGAGTGGGCAGGCAATATGATGACAAAGAATCAGCAATACACTTGTATCATCATTTAGACAAAAATACATACCACTCAGAAGGTTTTTCAAATGACAGTGAACCTGCCAGCTATGTTGATCTTATTCCTAGCTAA
- the LOC137983572 gene encoding uncharacterized protein isoform X2, with protein sequence MGLIYSLTSVKVQNSSQKSTTEEKENVVQDDSDGDSEEIFYETVSLETSHQFSSFWDLGGSNKLSDELYIEAKIEHPVSEENKPGNDSSERLIHMENFKDKSSSSAVEIRNLTDVCSKDSSQKEPEAGLKSASPKNAKNNQGTAEEKEQSCHLLPFFPGSVFATKGAEPGIKLTGPSQRVYPYVKDQQRKECSTLSLPLISDERAFQGTSGESIPEPEFLRPPSSSHVELKSDTPLPCAWQIDVDCFKSKKRKKLPSKYFGSKENKDTVSAGMQTLDSSNWLVSSQIATKETMASRKVLDPRRWYCISRPQYKKSCGISALVSCWNFLFSTLGVGSMRKGKKCFPMLIQEEALTILGFKPPFGEIRFGPFTGNATLMRWFRQLNGHFGVRGDAYYMYKPKGKSRTVGLTGNEALRRLKEGLQNPQMAFIYHSYNHYFCPIGYDDSPIKAVNAYRSHLHEEGVETWILIGDTSCKHPSIHCKRWEDIDKDLNNESPFYLNIRQLHEGIKQLNTKKTGGNLHCIMAFQKSAFQGSRAKTESKITVIQDINNSNDDVEEEENAMSDL encoded by the exons ATGGGGTTGATATACAGTTTGACAAGTGTAAAAGTTCAGAACAGTTCACAGAAATCAACAACAGAGGAGAAAGAGAATGTAGTACAAGATGACAGCGATGGTGACTCAGAGGAGATTTTCTATGAGACTGTCAGCCTTGAAACCTCCCATCAATTTTCAAGTTTCTGGGATCTTGGAGGTTCTAACAAACTAAGTGATGAATTGTACATTGAAGCAAAAATTGAGCATCCAGTTAGTGAAGAGAATAAACCAGGAAATGATTCTTCTGAGAGACTCATTCACATGGAAAATTTCAAAGATAAGTCCAGTAGCTCAGCTGTTGAAATAAGAAATTTAACAGATGTTTGTTCAAAAGATAGTTCCCAAAAAGAACCAGAAGCAGGTTTAAAATCTGCATCTCCAAAGAATGCAAAGAATAATCAGGGCACAGCGGAAGAAAAGGAACAAAGCTGCCATTTGCTACCATTTTTCCCTGGCAGTGTATTTGCGACGAAAGGTGCAGAGCCTGGCATAAAATTAACAGGACCTTCTCAAAGAGTTTATCCATATGTAAAAGATCAACAAAGAAAGGAATGCAGTACACTCTCTCTGCCGCTGATTTCAGATGAAAGGGCCTTCCAAGGGACAAGTGGGGAAAGCATCCCTGAACCAGAATTTTTAAGACCTCCTAGTTCCTCACATGTGGAGCTCAAATCTGATACTCCCTTGCCTTGTGCATGGCAAATTGACGTTGATTGCTTTaaatccaagaaaagaaaaaagcttCCGTCAAAGTATTTTGGGTCCAAAGAAAATAAGGACACAGTCTCTGCTGGTATGCAAACCCTAGACTCCAGCAACTGGCTGGTTTCTAGTCAAATTGCTACTAAAGAGACTATGGCAAGTAGGAAAGTTCTGGATCCAAGAAGATG GTACTGTATAAGCCGGCCTCAGTACAAGAAGTCTTGTGGAATTTCTGCTCTGGTGTCTTGTTGGAATTTCCTATTCAGCACACTTGGTGTAGGCAG tatgcgaaaaggcaagaaatgttttccaATGTTGATCCAAGAGGAAGCATTAACAATATTGGGGTTTAAGCCTCCATTTGGAGAAATAAGATTTGGCCCATTTACAGGAAATGCCACTCTGATGAG GTGGTTTAGGCAGCTCAATGGCCACTTTGGAGTGCGTGGTGATGcatattacatgtacaaaccTAAAGGAAAAAGTCGCACCGTTGGTTTAACTGGGAATGAAGCTTTACGTCGTCTGAAGGAGGGACTGCAGAATCCTCAAATGGCTTTTATTTATCACAGTTACAATCATTATTTTTGTCCCATTGGATATGATGACTCACCTATCAAGGCTGTCAATGCATACAG GTCACATTTGCATGAAGAAGGAGTAGAAACTTGGATTTTGATTGGAGACACAAGTTGTAAACATCCCAGTATTCATTGTAAGAG ATGGGAAGATATCGACAAAGACTTAAATAATGAGTCACCCTTCTACCTTAACATTCGTCAACTTCATGAAGGGATTAAACAACTCAATACAAAGAAGACTGGAGGAAACCTGCACTGCATCATGGCTTTTCAAAAGAGTGCTTTTCAAGGATCAAGAGCAAAGACAGAAAGTAAAATAACTGTCATACAAGACATAAACAATAGTAATGACGATGTTGAGGAAGAGGAGAATGCTATGAGTGACTTATAA
- the LOC137983572 gene encoding uncharacterized protein isoform X1 translates to MGLIYSLTSVKVQNSSQKSTTEEKENVVQDDSDGDSEEIFYETVSLETSHQFSSFWDLGGSNKLSDELYIEAKIEHPVSEENKPGNDSSERLIHMENFKDKSSSSAVEIRNLTDVCSKDSSQKEPEAGLKSASPKNAKNNQGTAEEKEQSCHLLPFFPGSVFATKGAEPGIKLTGPSQRVYPYVKDQQRKECSTLSLPLISDERAFQGTSGESIPEPEFLRPPSSSHVELKSDTPLPCAWQIDVDCFKSKKRKKLPSKYFGSKENKDTVSAGMQTLDSSNWLVSSQIATKETMASRKVLDPRRWYCISRPQYKKSCGISALVSCWNFLFSTLGVGRWFRQLNGHFGVRGDAYYMYKPKGKSRTVGLTGNEALRRLKEGLQNPQMAFIYHSYNHYFCPIGYDDSPIKAVNAYRSHLHEEGVETWILIGDTSCKHPSIHCKRWEDIDKDLNNESPFYLNIRQLHEGIKQLNTKKTGGNLHCIMAFQKSAFQGSRAKTESKITVIQDINNSNDDVEEEENAMSDL, encoded by the exons ATGGGGTTGATATACAGTTTGACAAGTGTAAAAGTTCAGAACAGTTCACAGAAATCAACAACAGAGGAGAAAGAGAATGTAGTACAAGATGACAGCGATGGTGACTCAGAGGAGATTTTCTATGAGACTGTCAGCCTTGAAACCTCCCATCAATTTTCAAGTTTCTGGGATCTTGGAGGTTCTAACAAACTAAGTGATGAATTGTACATTGAAGCAAAAATTGAGCATCCAGTTAGTGAAGAGAATAAACCAGGAAATGATTCTTCTGAGAGACTCATTCACATGGAAAATTTCAAAGATAAGTCCAGTAGCTCAGCTGTTGAAATAAGAAATTTAACAGATGTTTGTTCAAAAGATAGTTCCCAAAAAGAACCAGAAGCAGGTTTAAAATCTGCATCTCCAAAGAATGCAAAGAATAATCAGGGCACAGCGGAAGAAAAGGAACAAAGCTGCCATTTGCTACCATTTTTCCCTGGCAGTGTATTTGCGACGAAAGGTGCAGAGCCTGGCATAAAATTAACAGGACCTTCTCAAAGAGTTTATCCATATGTAAAAGATCAACAAAGAAAGGAATGCAGTACACTCTCTCTGCCGCTGATTTCAGATGAAAGGGCCTTCCAAGGGACAAGTGGGGAAAGCATCCCTGAACCAGAATTTTTAAGACCTCCTAGTTCCTCACATGTGGAGCTCAAATCTGATACTCCCTTGCCTTGTGCATGGCAAATTGACGTTGATTGCTTTaaatccaagaaaagaaaaaagcttCCGTCAAAGTATTTTGGGTCCAAAGAAAATAAGGACACAGTCTCTGCTGGTATGCAAACCCTAGACTCCAGCAACTGGCTGGTTTCTAGTCAAATTGCTACTAAAGAGACTATGGCAAGTAGGAAAGTTCTGGATCCAAGAAGATG GTACTGTATAAGCCGGCCTCAGTACAAGAAGTCTTGTGGAATTTCTGCTCTGGTGTCTTGTTGGAATTTCCTATTCAGCACACTTGGTGTAGGCAG GTGGTTTAGGCAGCTCAATGGCCACTTTGGAGTGCGTGGTGATGcatattacatgtacaaaccTAAAGGAAAAAGTCGCACCGTTGGTTTAACTGGGAATGAAGCTTTACGTCGTCTGAAGGAGGGACTGCAGAATCCTCAAATGGCTTTTATTTATCACAGTTACAATCATTATTTTTGTCCCATTGGATATGATGACTCACCTATCAAGGCTGTCAATGCATACAG GTCACATTTGCATGAAGAAGGAGTAGAAACTTGGATTTTGATTGGAGACACAAGTTGTAAACATCCCAGTATTCATTGTAAGAG ATGGGAAGATATCGACAAAGACTTAAATAATGAGTCACCCTTCTACCTTAACATTCGTCAACTTCATGAAGGGATTAAACAACTCAATACAAAGAAGACTGGAGGAAACCTGCACTGCATCATGGCTTTTCAAAAGAGTGCTTTTCAAGGATCAAGAGCAAAGACAGAAAGTAAAATAACTGTCATACAAGACATAAACAATAGTAATGACGATGTTGAGGAAGAGGAGAATGCTATGAGTGACTTATAA
- the LOC137983576 gene encoding PI-PLC X domain-containing protein 3-like: protein MATSSDHHSDEREDSFEFLGVSALNDNDYSRWMENLPNEKQLCPLKELVIPGSHDSGTFYLDQNMEIGPDESPTIQALGSVFGRVAKSVIYSWSNTQSMSIYEQLLSGIRYLDLRVAYRDEDKHIRILHGLYGWTVEEILEEVNRFVANFPKEIVILDFNHFYNMDPAAHERLADTLLASFSEIFRAPGKDGPNVTLQEMWGNGEKVIILYHDYGVIDAYPCFWPPHLICSPWPNTADRKLLMEFLNKQCTVSSFSEDTFKVTQAVLTPQTSTVLQNLTSTLKDVCAMKCNCHVTGWLKALCGTKYHSFNIIIADFVEFGDFIPTVISFNYFF from the coding sequence ATGGCGACAAGTTCCGATCATCACTCAGACGAACGTGAAGACTCTTTCGAATTTCTCGGTGTCTCAGCTCTTAATGACAATGATTACTCGCGGTGGATGGAGAATTTACCAAACGAAAAACAACTGTGCCCTTTAAAAGAGTTGGTGATCCCGGGATCTCACGATTCTGGAACATTTTAccttgatcaaaacatggaaatTGGTCCTGACGAATCGCCGACAATTCAAGCCTTGGGAAGCGTTTTTGGCAGAGTAGCAAAATCAGTAATTTACAGCTGGTCAAACACACAGTCGATGAGTATCTACGAGCAGCTCTTGTCAGGGATTCGTTATCTAGATCTGCGAGTTGCTTACAGAGACGAAGATAAGCACATTCGAATATTGCATGGGCTTTACGGGTGGACAGTTGAAGAAATCTTGGAAGAAGTCAACAGGTTCGTGGCTAATTTCCCTAAAGAAATCGTGATCCTTGATTTCAACCACTTTTACAACATGGATCCAGCCGCACATGAAAGACTAGCAGATACTCTACTTGCTTCATTCAGCGAAATATTCCGTGCTCCCGGTAAAGATGGTCCGAATGTCACCCTTCAAGAAATGTGGGGTAATGGCGAAAAGGTGATCATTTTGTATCACGACTATGGCGTCATAGATGCTTATCCATGCTTTTGGCCTCCACACCTGATCTGCTCCCCGTGGCCGAACACAGCCGACAGAAAACTCTTGATGGAGTTTTTAAACAAGCAATGCACGGTATCAAGTTTTTCGGAAGATACTTTTAAGGTCACTCAAGCCGTACTCACACCTCAAACATCAACTGTGCTTCAAAACTTGACCAGCACTTTGAAAGATGTTTGTGCAATGAAATGTAATTGCCATGTAACTGGATGGTTAAAAGCTTTATGTGGCACTAAATACCATTCGTTTAATATTATCATAGCTGACTTTGTTGAGTTTGGAGACTTCATACCAACAGTCATCAgcttcaattattttttctga